A genomic window from Silene latifolia isolate original U9 population chromosome Y, ASM4854445v1, whole genome shotgun sequence includes:
- the LOC141628645 gene encoding uncharacterized protein LOC141628645, whose translation MRKAELSGRMAKWSVHLSGYDLKFEPRTAIKSQALADFVSDFCPALQTQAEQDILSLEKDKGEQVWELHMDGASNAKGAGVGLVLKSPQGDLIVQAVRCEFKATNNEAEYEALILSLKLALDLKIRHLQVCSDSKVIVNHVNDCYEARDPRMMAYLDVAKELKIRFVTFNIKQIPRDQNAEADALATLGATFKAGTISTIPIIHVLEPATLKSQQDAEVVCSTSSE comes from the coding sequence ATGAGAAAAGCAGAACTGTCAGGAAGGATGGCTAAATGGTCCGTGCACTTGAGCGGTTacgatttgaagtttgaaccccGTACGGCCATAAAGTCTCAGGCTCTGGCAGACTTCGTGTCTGACTTCTGCCCAGCCCTCCAGACCCAGGCAGAGCAGGACATTCTGAGTCTGGAAAAGGATAAAGGAGAACAAGTATGGGAGCTACATATGGACGGAGCCTCAAATGCCAAGGGAGCAGGAGTAGGACTGGTCCTCAAGTCACCCCAGGGAGATCTCATAGTCCAGGCTgtacgatgtgaattcaaggccacaaacaacgaagcagaatatgaggcaTTGATCCTGAGTTTGAAGCTGGCTCTCGATCTGAAAATCAGACACCTTCAGGTTTGCAGTGACTCTAAAGTTATAGTTAACCATGTTAATGATTGCTATGAGGCCAGGGATCCCAGGATGATGGCATACCTAGACGTAGCAAAGGAGCTGAAAATCAGATTTGTCACGttcaacatcaagcaaatcccCAGGGACCAGAATGCAGAAGCAGACGCACTAGCCACCCTGGGGGCAACCTTTAAAGCAGGAACCATCTCCACAATACCAATCATCCACGTGCTGGAGCCAGCAACACTAAAATCTCAGCAGGATGCAGAAGTGGTGTGCAGCACCAGCAGTGAATAA